The following proteins come from a genomic window of Thiothrix unzii:
- a CDS encoding CBS domain-containing protein, which translates to MKVKDIMNTNVKTAQADTPVRSIVEVMCFNKISGLPVVDANNNVVGVVSEKDVLRKMFPDISDVAREEGVPDFERMEKDYTDALSLKTGDIMSRLVASATPEMPVMKAVSMMCVQKIRRIPVLEGSKLVGIISLGDVHKAIFANSLKAS; encoded by the coding sequence ATGAAAGTTAAAGACATTATGAATACCAACGTAAAAACCGCTCAGGCGGATACACCGGTACGCAGCATTGTTGAAGTAATGTGTTTCAATAAAATCAGTGGGTTGCCTGTTGTCGACGCTAACAATAACGTCGTTGGTGTGGTTTCTGAAAAAGATGTGCTGCGGAAAATGTTCCCAGACATTTCTGACGTTGCCAGAGAAGAGGGCGTGCCCGATTTTGAACGTATGGAGAAAGACTATACGGATGCACTGTCTCTGAAAACCGGCGATATTATGAGCCGTTTAGTGGCTTCCGCAACGCCAGAAATGCCGGTCATGAAAGCTGTTTCCATGATGTGCGTGCAGAAAATCCGTCGTATTCCTGTTTTGGAAGGCAGCAAGTTAGTCGGCATCATTAGCCTCGGCGATGTGCATAAAGCAATTTTTGCAAATTCCTTAAAAGCTTCTTGA
- the gltX gene encoding glutamate--tRNA ligase — MNVRTRFAPSPTGYLHIGGARTALFSWMYARKMGGTFILRIEDTDRERSTQASVDAILEGMEWLNLGYDEGPFYQTHCFDRYKAVIQQLLDSGHAYRCYCSKEELEQMREQQMARKEKPRYDGRWRERQDETPPAGIDPVIRFRNPQTGVVEIDDLVRGKIVISNTELDDLIIARSDGTPTYNLTVVVDDIDMRVTHVIRGDDHINNTPRQINIMRALGFEPPKFAHVPMILGADGQRLSKRHGAVGVMQYRDDGYLPQALINYLVRLGWSHGDQEIFSREEMIEHFTLEGINRAPSSFNPDKLLWLNQHYIKTLPAEEIASQLQWHLTAQQLATDTGPALTAVINAQRERAKTLVEMVAISRYFYEEFSQYDATAVQKQFKPETADTLQVVHTALQGLAEWQGEAIHGAIQAACETLGLKLGKVGPPLRVAVTGSASSPSLEITLELIGRERSLARIERAIQFIRQNATTV; from the coding sequence ATGAACGTCAGAACCCGTTTTGCCCCTAGCCCTACCGGTTATTTACACATTGGTGGCGCACGTACCGCGCTGTTCTCTTGGATGTATGCGCGTAAAATGGGCGGCACATTTATCTTGCGTATTGAAGATACCGACCGTGAACGTTCTACCCAAGCGTCGGTGGATGCGATTTTGGAAGGGATGGAATGGCTAAATTTAGGCTATGACGAAGGCCCTTTTTACCAAACCCATTGCTTTGATCGTTACAAAGCGGTGATTCAGCAATTGCTGGATAGCGGGCACGCCTACCGTTGCTATTGCAGCAAGGAAGAGCTGGAACAAATGCGCGAACAGCAAATGGCGCGTAAAGAAAAGCCACGTTATGACGGGCGGTGGCGCGAACGTCAGGATGAAACGCCACCCGCTGGTATTGATCCGGTCATTCGTTTCCGCAATCCGCAAACCGGGGTGGTCGAAATTGACGACTTGGTGCGCGGTAAGATTGTCATCAGCAATACCGAGTTAGACGACCTGATTATTGCGCGTTCTGACGGCACACCGACCTACAATTTGACCGTGGTGGTGGATGATATTGATATGCGGGTTACGCATGTCATTCGTGGCGATGACCACATCAACAATACCCCGCGCCAGATCAATATTATGCGTGCCTTGGGATTTGAACCGCCAAAATTTGCACACGTACCCATGATTTTAGGTGCGGATGGGCAACGTTTATCCAAACGACATGGCGCAGTCGGCGTTATGCAATATCGCGACGACGGTTATTTGCCGCAAGCACTGATTAACTATTTGGTGCGTTTGGGTTGGTCACACGGCGACCAGGAAATTTTCTCGCGCGAAGAAATGATTGAACACTTCACCCTTGAAGGCATCAATCGTGCGCCCTCATCGTTTAACCCCGACAAATTGCTGTGGTTGAACCAGCACTACATCAAAACTTTGCCTGCTGAAGAAATCGCCTCACAGTTGCAATGGCATTTAACCGCACAGCAACTAGCCACAGACACTGGCCCTGCGTTAACTGCCGTGATCAACGCACAACGTGAACGCGCCAAAACCTTGGTGGAAATGGTCGCGATCAGCCGTTATTTCTACGAAGAGTTCAGTCAATACGACGCAACCGCCGTCCAAAAACAGTTTAAACCGGAAACTGCTGACACCTTGCAGGTGGTACACACGGCTCTGCAAGGCTTAGCTGAATGGCAGGGCGAAGCAATTCACGGTGCGATTCAAGCTGCCTGTGAAACCTTGGGTTTGAAACTGGGTAAAGTAGGGCCGCCATTACGGGTGGCAGTGACGGGCAGTGCTTCTTCACCGTCGTTGGAAATTACGCTGGAATTGATTGGTCGTGAGCGTAGTCTGGCGCGAATTGAGCGAGCCATACAATTTATCCGTCAGAATGCTACTACAGTCTAA
- a CDS encoding phosphatidylglycerophosphatase A family protein has product MNRTVLTSPVHFLAFGFGSGLSPKAPGTMGTLAAIPLYLLLMNLPLTSYLLAVLLISVAGIWICGESSRRLGVHDHGGIVWDEFAGFLLTMTAAPQGWAWIVLGFALFRLFDIWKPWPVRVADRQLHGGLGIMLDDILAGIYAWLVLQAVAYVV; this is encoded by the coding sequence TTGAACCGAACCGTGTTAACCTCACCTGTGCATTTTTTGGCATTTGGGTTCGGCAGCGGTTTATCACCGAAAGCACCGGGAACGATGGGGACGCTGGCAGCGATTCCGTTATATTTGCTGCTGATGAATTTGCCATTGACGAGTTATCTGCTCGCAGTGTTGCTGATTTCGGTGGCAGGTATTTGGATTTGCGGGGAGTCCTCGCGGCGTTTAGGTGTACACGATCACGGCGGTATTGTGTGGGATGAATTCGCAGGTTTTTTGCTCACGATGACTGCTGCTCCGCAAGGCTGGGCGTGGATTGTGTTGGGATTCGCGCTGTTTCGGTTGTTCGATATTTGGAAGCCTTGGCCTGTCAGGGTGGCGGATCGGCAGCTACACGGCGGCTTAGGTATTATGCTGGATGATATTTTAGCGGGCATTTACGCATGGCTGGTGTTGCAGGCCGTGGCGTATGTAGTTTAG
- a CDS encoding AfsR/SARP family transcriptional regulator, whose translation MQKFKLMLFGGFRLVNADGELVMPHARKAKALLAWLAMNPDQQHLREKLAAVLWPDSDEVQGRHSLRQALGDLRKIMPGDAEPLCTTKDWILLDSKQIAIDVVEFERALVQADTVALDQAIELYKGEFLEGCNPNSDSFDEWLSISRSRYSVLASNALEQRLTSLLAQADYERASYVAVRLLSINPLQETAYRALMQAHWQLGNPATALRWYRRCQSLLQRELGVAPDPQTQALHATLLTASDEAETNKLAKMPSGCACRAPLPTTVAHSFERYLYVMESAIEGVLDHIGGQGFLLRGENETQKTALLQRMQQLAMAHQFATCQHTLVAPDTAEGDAVLQQWVNGVAACLLNPPALLIVEHIHHANLETLKLLASLIAAAGGGALLLVMTSCFEGEPLDPLWRGAMRGAPLTTIDL comes from the coding sequence ATGCAAAAATTTAAATTAATGTTATTTGGTGGATTTCGCTTGGTGAATGCCGATGGCGAATTGGTCATGCCCCATGCGCGAAAAGCCAAAGCGTTACTGGCATGGCTGGCAATGAATCCAGATCAGCAGCATTTGCGTGAAAAGCTGGCGGCAGTGCTGTGGCCGGACAGCGACGAAGTGCAGGGCAGACACAGTTTGCGCCAAGCGTTGGGGGATTTACGCAAAATCATGCCGGGTGATGCCGAGCCGCTGTGTACCACCAAAGACTGGATTTTGCTCGACAGCAAACAAATAGCGATTGATGTGGTTGAGTTTGAACGTGCGTTAGTTCAGGCAGATACCGTCGCTCTCGATCAGGCTATTGAATTGTACAAAGGCGAATTTCTGGAAGGTTGTAATCCCAACTCCGATTCGTTTGACGAATGGCTGTCGATTTCCCGCAGCCGTTACAGCGTGTTAGCTTCCAACGCGCTGGAACAACGTTTAACCAGTTTATTGGCGCAAGCCGATTACGAACGCGCCAGTTACGTTGCGGTGCGTTTGCTCAGTATTAACCCCTTGCAGGAAACCGCGTATCGGGCGTTGATGCAAGCACATTGGCAGTTAGGCAATCCTGCTACCGCGTTGCGTTGGTATCGGCGTTGCCAGAGTTTGTTGCAACGTGAATTGGGCGTAGCTCCTGATCCGCAAACTCAGGCATTACACGCTACTTTATTGACAGCAAGCGATGAGGCTGAGACGAATAAATTAGCAAAAATGCCCAGTGGCTGCGCTTGTCGCGCACCTTTACCCACAACCGTTGCACACTCTTTCGAGCGTTACCTATACGTGATGGAATCGGCGATTGAAGGCGTGCTGGATCATATTGGTGGGCAAGGTTTTTTGCTACGCGGTGAGAATGAAACCCAGAAAACGGCGTTGTTGCAGCGTATGCAGCAGTTAGCAATGGCACATCAGTTTGCAACTTGCCAGCATACCTTGGTTGCGCCCGACACGGCGGAGGGGGATGCAGTGTTGCAACAATGGGTTAACGGGGTGGCGGCATGTTTGTTAAATCCACCTGCGTTGCTGATCGTTGAACACATTCACCACGCCAATTTGGAAACCTTGAAACTGTTGGCAAGTTTGATTGCGGCAGCAGGCGGTGGCGCGTTGTTGTTGGTGATGACTTCGTGCTTTGAAGGTGAGCCGCTTGATCCGTTGTGGCGCGGCGCAATGCGCGGCGCACCGTTAACAACCATTGATTTATAA
- a CDS encoding gamma-glutamylcyclotransferase family protein, with protein MQHIFTYGSLMFDPVWSRVVTHTYTSSRARLPGYQRCCVINETYPIAIPACDAYIDGILYWNVNAQDVTRLDTFEGDYYHRIPVNIELANGAVAAWVYALNPVYQHVVDYRPWDVEQFSQTGMTQFLQRYQGFLT; from the coding sequence ATGCAGCACATTTTCACCTACGGCTCTTTAATGTTTGACCCTGTGTGGTCACGGGTAGTCACCCATACCTACACCAGCAGTCGCGCCCGCTTACCCGGCTACCAGCGTTGCTGCGTCATCAACGAAACTTATCCAATAGCCATTCCAGCCTGCGATGCCTACATTGACGGCATATTGTATTGGAACGTGAATGCGCAAGATGTCACTCGTCTGGATACCTTTGAAGGCGACTATTACCACCGCATTCCCGTTAATATTGAGCTGGCAAACGGTGCTGTTGCTGCTTGGGTTTATGCCTTAAATCCTGTTTATCAGCATGTCGTGGATTATCGCCCGTGGGATGTTGAGCAATTTAGCCAAACGGGAATGACGCAGTTTTTGCAACGTTATCAAGGCTTTCTTACCTAG
- a CDS encoding MerR family transcriptional regulator: MRTKPSTELTNAAALFPIGTVSEQTGVNSVTLRAWERRYGLIKPHRTPKGHRLYSEHDVERVKQVLVLLEQGIPVSRVRDVLDNRVAPPALRLASSVETDDPWRHYRQQMVRFIHRMDMRLLEQTFNEAVSLYSLELVAKKLLQPLYHDLAQQQQWLSATTADYAFFHEFLCARLSSRYLQHNSRANGKRLLLVNTQATTKHVETLLLANTLSQHGYLVSLLSHYITLEHLPLVLERTAFSALLVLGDAVNLTQLQSLITLYHLPAFVSGTEINSLANQHLHNLPSELAEVSQALDLVLETAVA; the protein is encoded by the coding sequence ATGAGAACCAAACCATCCACCGAATTGACTAATGCTGCCGCGCTGTTTCCCATTGGGACAGTTTCTGAACAAACGGGCGTAAATAGCGTTACGTTGCGGGCATGGGAACGGCGTTACGGCCTGATAAAACCGCACCGCACCCCAAAAGGTCATCGTTTGTACAGTGAACACGATGTGGAGCGTGTAAAACAGGTATTGGTGTTGCTGGAACAAGGTATTCCGGTGAGCCGGGTGCGTGATGTATTGGATAATCGCGTTGCGCCACCTGCATTGCGCCTTGCCAGTAGCGTGGAAACCGATGATCCTTGGCGACATTATCGCCAGCAAATGGTGCGCTTTATTCATAGAATGGACATGCGCTTGCTGGAACAAACGTTCAATGAAGCGGTGTCGTTGTATTCGCTGGAGTTAGTGGCAAAAAAACTGTTACAACCCCTGTACCATGATCTTGCGCAACAACAGCAATGGTTAAGCGCGACTACCGCAGATTATGCGTTTTTCCACGAATTTTTGTGCGCCCGCCTGAGTTCACGTTACCTGCAACACAATAGCCGTGCAAATGGCAAACGCTTGTTGCTGGTGAATACTCAAGCCACCACCAAACACGTTGAAACCTTGTTACTGGCGAATACGCTGAGTCAGCATGGCTATTTGGTGAGCTTATTAAGCCACTACATCACGCTTGAACATTTACCACTGGTATTGGAACGCACCGCGTTTAGTGCTTTGCTGGTGCTGGGGGATGCGGTCAATTTGACGCAATTGCAGTCGTTAATCACCCTGTATCACTTACCCGCGTTTGTTAGCGGCACTGAAATAAACTCGCTGGCGAACCAGCACTTGCATAACTTACCGAGTGAGTTGGCAGAAGTTTCGCAAGCGTTAGATCTGGTGCTGGAAACTGCCGTCGCATGA
- a CDS encoding cryptochrome/photolyase family protein, translated as MTTLVWLRQDLRLADNPALYHACRSDESAVVVFIDDPTPTSTTQLGAASRVWLHHSLQALDSALRSFGNRLIVRQGEALSTLQALLAETGATRVFWNRVYEPASLARDKHLKQTLKAVCEVHSYNASLLQEPWDVLKADATPYKVFTPFWKAALKIGVVQPPLPLPTRIPAPTVLPASLSITDLGLLPDIRWDVPMMAHWEVGETTARHKLQQFLTQHAADYKTARNIPAQPGTARLSPHLHFGEISPRQAVYFAEHYLAENLHAEAGVRHFIQEIGWREFSYHLLYHFPHTVDRPLDVRFERFAWADNYAEILQRWQHGKTGFPIVDAGMRELWHTGWMHNRVRMIVASLLTKNLLVPWQAGENWFRDTLVDADLASNVFGWQWTAGCGADAAPYFRIFNPILQSQKFDPEGEYIRRWVPELARRDNKLIHLPRELGDGLKDYPLPLVDLGKSRERALRLFTGIKVSG; from the coding sequence ATGACGACATTGGTGTGGTTGCGCCAAGATTTACGCCTCGCAGATAACCCCGCGCTGTATCACGCCTGCCGTAGCGATGAGTCGGCGGTAGTGGTTTTTATTGACGACCCTACCCCGACCAGCACCACCCAATTAGGGGCAGCCAGCCGCGTGTGGTTACATCACAGTTTGCAGGCGTTGGATAGCGCGTTACGCAGCTTCGGCAATCGTTTAATCGTGCGCCAAGGTGAAGCATTAAGCACCTTGCAGGCGTTATTGGCGGAAACTGGGGCAACCCGCGTGTTTTGGAACCGTGTGTACGAACCCGCAAGTCTGGCGCGTGATAAACACCTGAAACAAACCTTGAAAGCGGTGTGCGAAGTACACAGTTACAACGCCAGTTTGCTGCAAGAACCGTGGGACGTGTTGAAAGCCGACGCAACCCCTTACAAAGTATTCACTCCGTTTTGGAAAGCCGCACTCAAAATCGGCGTGGTGCAACCGCCATTGCCATTACCCACACGCATTCCCGCACCCACCGTATTGCCCGCCAGTTTGAGCATAACCGATTTGGGATTATTGCCGGATATTCGCTGGGATGTACCCATGATGGCGCATTGGGAAGTGGGCGAAACCACCGCAAGGCACAAACTTCAGCAGTTTTTGACGCAACATGCAGCGGATTACAAAACCGCCCGCAATATCCCGGCGCAACCCGGCACGGCGCGGTTATCGCCGCATTTGCATTTTGGGGAAATCAGCCCGCGCCAAGCGGTGTATTTTGCCGAACATTACCTCGCGGAAAATCTGCACGCAGAAGCGGGGGTACGCCATTTTATCCAAGAAATCGGTTGGCGCGAGTTTTCCTACCACTTGCTTTATCACTTTCCGCATACCGTGGATCGCCCGTTGGATGTACGTTTCGAGCGGTTTGCATGGGCGGATAACTACGCCGAAATCTTGCAACGTTGGCAACACGGCAAAACCGGATTTCCGATTGTCGATGCGGGAATGCGCGAACTGTGGCACACCGGCTGGATGCATAACCGGGTGCGGATGATCGTCGCCTCGTTACTTACCAAAAACTTACTCGTACCTTGGCAAGCGGGCGAAAACTGGTTTCGTGATACCTTGGTAGATGCCGATTTAGCCAGTAACGTGTTCGGGTGGCAATGGACAGCCGGGTGCGGCGCGGATGCAGCCCCCTACTTCCGCATTTTCAACCCGATTTTGCAAAGCCAGAAATTCGACCCGGAAGGTGAATACATTCGCCGCTGGGTTCCTGAATTGGCGCGGCGGGATAACAAACTGATCCATTTACCGCGTGAATTGGGTGATGGGTTGAAAGATTACCCCTTACCGCTGGTGGATTTGGGGAAAAGTCGCGAACGGGCGTTGAGGTTGTTTACGGGGATTAAAGTGAGTGGATAA
- the rpiA gene encoding ribose-5-phosphate isomerase RpiA, whose protein sequence is MSQDAMKKAAAEAALAFVEPGMIIGIGTGSTANHFIDLLAGIKGKIDATVASSIASAERLKSHGIRVLDLNEAGQLSLYVDGADESTEHLHLVKGGGGALTREKIVAGASDKFVCIADDSKLVRTLGKFPLPIEVIPMARALVAREMVKMGGNPVLRQGFTTDNGNVILDIHNLTIMNPVEMEDRINRIPGVVTNGLFAIRPADVLILGGVGGVQTLI, encoded by the coding sequence ATGAGCCAAGACGCTATGAAAAAAGCGGCTGCTGAAGCCGCCCTCGCTTTTGTTGAACCCGGTATGATCATCGGTATCGGCACGGGTTCCACCGCGAATCACTTTATCGACTTGCTGGCGGGAATCAAAGGCAAGATTGATGCAACCGTGGCGAGTTCGATTGCCAGTGCCGAGCGTCTGAAAAGCCACGGCATCCGCGTGCTGGATCTCAATGAAGCAGGGCAGTTATCGCTGTACGTGGATGGCGCGGATGAATCCACCGAACATTTACACCTCGTTAAAGGCGGTGGCGGTGCATTGACCCGCGAAAAAATCGTCGCGGGCGCGAGTGATAAATTCGTGTGTATTGCCGACGATTCCAAGCTGGTACGCACTTTGGGCAAATTCCCGCTGCCGATTGAAGTGATTCCAATGGCGCGTGCTTTAGTGGCGCGTGAAATGGTGAAAATGGGTGGCAATCCGGTGCTGCGCCAAGGTTTTACCACCGATAACGGCAATGTGATTTTGGATATTCACAACTTAACTATTATGAATCCGGTGGAAATGGAAGATCGCATTAACCGCATTCCGGGCGTGGTGACGAATGGTTTGTTCGCGATTCGTCCGGCGGATGTGCTAATTCTGGGCGGTGTTGGTGGAGTGCAGACGTTGATTTGA
- the ilvA gene encoding threonine ammonia-lyase, biosynthetic, whose product MSKSLIKRILTARVYDVATETPLERARSLSTRLGNEIYLKREDLQPVFSFKLRGAFNKMFSLTPEERAHGVVAASAGNHAQGVALSGSKLGINTTIVMPKTTPEIKVKAVQAFGGVAVLHGNSYDEAYAHARELEQQHSMTFVHPFDDLDVIAGQGTIGMEILRQHSGAIEAVFLCVGGGGLIAGVGSYLKYLYPDIKIIGVEHEEAPTLYTSLQAGERVQLAQVGTFADGAAVKLIGEKTFEIARHIVDEVILVTTDETCAAIKDVFEDTRTLLEPAGALGVAGLKKYVAQHKLQNKHLVAIASGANINFDRLRHVAERAELGEGREMLLAVTIPERPGSFREFCHDISNRTITEFNYRYADSRDAQVFAGVKISGGKQERELLLNDLRTKGYSVSDLTDNEVAKIHLRYMVGGHANGAQNEVLYRFMFPERPGALLHFLTSMSAGWNISLFHYRNHGSDFGRVLVGVQVLPEDRGAFCEFLEKLGYEYWDETENPAYQRFLG is encoded by the coding sequence ATGAGCAAATCACTGATCAAACGCATCCTCACTGCCCGCGTCTACGATGTGGCTACCGAAACCCCACTGGAACGCGCCCGCAGTCTCAGCACCCGCCTTGGGAATGAGATTTACCTCAAGCGCGAAGATTTACAGCCGGTGTTTTCCTTCAAGCTGCGCGGCGCATTCAATAAAATGTTTTCGCTGACACCGGAAGAACGCGCCCACGGCGTAGTCGCTGCTTCCGCCGGTAATCATGCGCAAGGTGTGGCATTGTCAGGTTCCAAACTCGGCATTAACACCACCATTGTCATGCCCAAAACCACCCCGGAAATTAAGGTGAAAGCGGTGCAAGCCTTCGGCGGAGTAGCAGTTTTACACGGCAATTCCTACGACGAAGCTTACGCCCATGCCCGTGAGTTGGAACAACAGCACAGTATGACGTTTGTGCATCCCTTCGATGATCTGGATGTTATCGCAGGGCAAGGCACGATCGGTATGGAAATCTTGCGGCAACATTCCGGGGCTATCGAAGCGGTATTTTTGTGCGTTGGCGGCGGCGGTTTGATTGCCGGGGTCGGGAGTTACCTCAAGTACCTTTACCCCGACATTAAAATTATCGGTGTGGAACACGAAGAAGCCCCCACCCTTTACACCTCGTTGCAGGCTGGCGAACGGGTGCAACTGGCGCAAGTCGGCACTTTTGCGGATGGCGCGGCGGTCAAATTAATCGGCGAAAAAACCTTTGAAATTGCCCGTCACATCGTCGATGAAGTGATTTTAGTCACTACTGACGAAACGTGTGCTGCCATCAAAGACGTATTTGAAGACACCCGCACTTTACTAGAACCCGCTGGCGCGTTAGGTGTCGCCGGTTTAAAGAAATACGTAGCGCAACACAAGCTGCAAAACAAACATCTAGTTGCGATTGCCAGCGGCGCGAACATTAACTTTGACCGCTTGCGCCACGTTGCCGAACGTGCTGAATTGGGAGAAGGCCGCGAGATGTTGCTGGCGGTGACGATTCCTGAGCGTCCGGGCAGTTTCCGCGAGTTTTGCCACGATATTAGCAACCGCACGATTACCGAATTCAATTACCGCTACGCCGATTCGCGGGATGCGCAAGTATTCGCCGGGGTCAAAATCTCCGGGGGCAAACAAGAGCGCGAGCTGTTGCTCAACGATTTACGCACCAAAGGCTATTCCGTCAGCGATTTAACCGATAATGAAGTGGCGAAAATCCATTTGCGCTACATGGTTGGCGGTCATGCCAACGGTGCGCAAAATGAGGTGTTGTACCGTTTCATGTTCCCGGAACGCCCCGGCGCGTTGCTGCATTTCCTCACCAGCATGAGCGCGGGGTGGAATATCAGCTTGTTCCATTACCGCAACCACGGCTCGGACTTCGGACGGGTGTTGGTTGGGGTGCAAGTGCTGCCGGAAGATCGCGGGGCATTTTGTGAGTTTTTGGAAAAGCTGGGTTATGAGTATTGGGATGAGACGGAAAATCCGGCATATCAGCGGTTTTTGGGATAA
- a CDS encoding helix-turn-helix domain-containing protein, with translation MKFAQPIPEEIRVTLQEMYMNHPTFRCRQRAQAILLSTRGFTLAELWSILDVRRDAISEWLDRWEHEGLLGLYDRPRSGCPRIYTEAEVALLKTLVDEEPRQIKTAQTKLADLTQKVASTSTLKRLLKKSSTTSGSGCVTH, from the coding sequence ATGAAATTTGCCCAGCCGATCCCTGAAGAAATCCGCGTGACCTTGCAGGAAATGTATATGAACCACCCTACATTCCGCTGTCGTCAACGTGCGCAAGCAATTTTGTTGAGTACACGCGGCTTTACCCTTGCGGAACTGTGGTCAATCTTGGATGTACGGCGCGATGCCATCAGTGAGTGGCTCGACCGCTGGGAACATGAAGGGCTGCTGGGACTTTACGACCGTCCCCGCTCTGGTTGCCCCCGGATATACACAGAAGCTGAAGTAGCGTTGTTGAAAACCCTAGTGGACGAAGAGCCACGCCAAATCAAGACGGCTCAAACCAAACTGGCTGATCTAACCCAGAAAGTAGCCAGTACCAGCACCTTGAAACGCCTGTTAAAAAAAAGTTCCACTACCTCTGGAAGCGGATGCGTAACTCATTGA
- a CDS encoding transposase, with amino-acid sequence MAETGETRRLLTAQSKRLNVLGFMSLDNDSFFHTVEGRVDSQAAIAAFNAFADRYAEEFAQTKIPCLVILDNAPIQTSKAFLGKREDWMLAGICLHFLPTYSPELNPIEILWRKIKYEWLPLDAYKSYKDMKELVLAILAGFGEKYTITFG; translated from the coding sequence GTGGCAGAAACGGGGGAAACACGCAGGCTACTCACAGCTCAGAGCAAACGCTTGAATGTCTTGGGTTTTATGAGCCTAGACAACGATAGTTTTTTCCACACGGTGGAAGGGCGCGTTGACTCACAAGCTGCCATCGCCGCCTTTAATGCCTTTGCTGACCGTTATGCCGAAGAATTTGCACAAACAAAAATACCTTGCTTGGTTATTCTGGATAACGCCCCGATACAAACCAGCAAAGCCTTTCTTGGTAAACGTGAAGATTGGATGTTGGCGGGAATTTGCTTACATTTTTTGCCAACCTACAGCCCTGAACTCAATCCTATCGAAATACTCTGGCGAAAAATCAAATATGAATGGTTGCCGCTGGATGCCTATAAAAGCTACAAGGACATGAAGGAACTGGTGTTAGCTATACTGGCTGGCTTTGGCGAAAAATACACGATAACTTTTGGATAA
- a CDS encoding formylglycine-generating enzyme family protein: protein MYIELTPPVEMHAQQQRRQVYLREHANEWSFPTMVTIPPGRFIMGAQEGRDDVEGGNQAHERPPRTLYIPAFEMGKYPVTFEEYDAFCLATYTPLPDDAGWGRDSRPVINISWEDAQAYCDWLSQMDGRSYRLPSEAEWEYSARGGRPTAYPWGNSAEKHHANYAMQVGMTSPVWQYPANAFGLHDMVGNVWEWVQDCWHDSYQGAPANGQAWEEGGNCHERVLRGGSWNDRPRYLRAAYRVKDYASGRQIFRGFRVARSL, encoded by the coding sequence ATGTATATCGAGCTGACACCCCCTGTGGAAATGCACGCGCAGCAGCAACGCCGCCAAGTGTATTTGCGTGAACACGCCAATGAGTGGAGCTTTCCAACGATGGTAACGATTCCACCGGGGCGTTTCATAATGGGTGCGCAAGAAGGGCGCGACGATGTGGAAGGTGGCAATCAAGCGCACGAACGCCCGCCACGCACCCTGTATATTCCTGCGTTTGAGATGGGTAAATACCCGGTCACGTTTGAAGAATACGATGCGTTTTGCCTCGCCACTTACACGCCGTTACCCGATGATGCGGGTTGGGGGCGTGACAGCCGCCCGGTCATCAATATCAGTTGGGAAGACGCTCAGGCATATTGCGACTGGCTCAGTCAGATGGACGGGCGCAGCTATCGGCTGCCTTCCGAGGCGGAATGGGAATACAGTGCGCGTGGCGGTCGACCTACTGCCTACCCTTGGGGCAATTCGGCAGAAAAACACCACGCGAATTACGCGATGCAGGTCGGCATGACCAGCCCGGTATGGCAATACCCAGCCAATGCTTTTGGCCTGCACGATATGGTGGGGAATGTGTGGGAATGGGTACAAGATTGTTGGCACGACTCGTACCAAGGTGCGCCCGCGAATGGGCAAGCGTGGGAAGAAGGCGGTAACTGCCACGAGCGGGTGCTGCGTGGCGGTTCCTGGAACGACAGACCGCGCTATTTACGCGCAGCCTATCGGGTCAAAGATTATGCCAGCGGTCGCCAGATATTTCGTGGTTTCCGCGTGGCACGTTCGCTCTGA